One window from the genome of Acinetobacter sp. ANC 7912 encodes:
- a CDS encoding LysR family transcriptional regulator, with product MKSTFDELLVFVTIADCGSIVKTAEQLNQTTSAISRTLQRLEKKLNVKLIERTTRSLNLTYDGKIFLERARKLLSDLNEAEELLINPGTEPTGLIKIDSATPFVLHVIIPLIPEFIERYPKISIELTSHDHVINLLEHKIDVAIRFGDLEDSSLYAKLLCKSRLYIVASAEYLKKNNLPKSIIELNQHRLLGFSHPLHLNNWPIYINDQLYKTSPSITASNGESVRQLALQGVGIACLSEFLILKDIKEGKLIALFEDEIKIHEQKIHAVYYKKNYIPKRVRLFIDYLYEKLQQLN from the coding sequence ATGAAATCTACATTTGATGAACTTTTAGTATTTGTTACGATCGCTGATTGTGGCTCTATAGTGAAAACAGCAGAACAATTAAATCAAACAACATCTGCTATCAGTCGCACATTACAACGCCTCGAAAAAAAATTAAATGTTAAATTAATCGAACGTACAACCCGTAGCCTTAATCTTACCTATGATGGAAAAATTTTTTTAGAAAGAGCAAGAAAATTACTTTCTGATTTGAATGAAGCTGAAGAGTTGTTAATTAATCCAGGTACTGAACCTACAGGCTTAATTAAAATAGATTCAGCAACACCGTTTGTATTGCATGTAATTATTCCATTAATACCAGAGTTTATAGAACGATATCCAAAAATCAGTATTGAACTAACTAGTCATGATCATGTAATTAATTTATTAGAGCATAAAATAGATGTTGCTATACGGTTTGGTGATCTAGAAGATTCAAGTCTCTATGCAAAATTATTATGTAAAAGTCGTTTGTATATCGTTGCTAGCGCTGAATATCTCAAAAAAAATAACTTACCAAAATCTATTATTGAGTTAAATCAACATAGATTATTAGGATTTAGCCATCCTTTGCATTTAAATAATTGGCCAATTTATATAAATGATCAACTATATAAAACTTCACCATCTATTACAGCTTCTAATGGCGAAAGTGTTCGTCAACTTGCTTTACAAGGCGTAGGAATTGCTTGTCTCTCTGAATTTTTAATTTTAAAGGATATAAAAGAAGGTAAATTAATTGCTTTGTTTGAAGATGAAATAAAGATTCATGAGCAAAAAATCCATGCTGTCTATTACAAAAAAAATTATATACCTAAGAGAGTTAGATTATTTATTGATTATTTATATGAAAAATTACAACAGCTTAATTAA